The following coding sequences are from one Capsicum annuum cultivar UCD-10X-F1 chromosome 3, UCD10Xv1.1, whole genome shotgun sequence window:
- the LOC107844750 gene encoding COBRA-like protein 4 → MSKERISFEGKNYSHRCQLLFPLAKIVFFAVVLSSIFPNADAFDPLDPFGNITIKWDVMSWTPDGYLAVVAMHNFQMYRHIMSPGWTLGWNWPKKEVIWSIVGAETTEQGDCSKFKGNVPYCCKKDPVLVDLLPGVPYNQQFSNCCKGGVLASWGEDPSESVSSFQISVGLAGTSNKTVKLPKNFTLLGPGPGYTCGPAKIVPSTVFLSPDHRRKTQAMMTWNVTCTYSQFLASKYPKCCVSYSTFYNDTITSCPSCACGCSHKHNCIMGDDEKLKKKGINTPRKDNEPLLQCTHHMCPIRVHWHVKLNYKDYWRVKIAITNFNYRLNHTQWTLVLQHPNLNNVTQVFSFNYKPLAPYQSINDTGMFYGMKFYNDLLMEAGPSGNVQSEVLMQKDKNTFTLKSGWGFPRRVYFNGDECKLPPPDSYPILPNSAEKGPFKFSSTAICTILIIFVTW, encoded by the exons ATGTCTAAGGAAAGAATATCTTTTGAGGGAAAAAATTACTCCCATCGATGCCAACTCTTATTTCCTCTAGCAAAGATAGTTTTTTTCGCAGTCGTCTTGTCTTCTATCTTTCCTAATGCAG ATGCATTTGATCCATTGGATCCATTTGGTAACATCACAATAAAATGGGATGTCATGTCTTGGACACCAGATGGCTATCTG GCTGTAGTAGCAATGCATAATTTCCAAATGTATCGGCACATTATGAGCCCTGGATGGACTTTAGGATGGAACTGGCCAAAGAAAGAAGTGATATGGTCCATAGTGGGAGCAGAAACAACAGAGCAAGGTGACTGTTCCAAGTTTAAAGGAAATGTACCATATTGCTGCAAGAAGGATCCTGTTCTTGTTGACTTGCTTCCTGGAGTTCCTTACAACCAACAGTTCAGCAACTGCTGTAAAGGTGGTGTTCTCGCATCTTGGGGCGAAGATCCTTCTGAGTCGGTATCTTCCTTTCAGATTAGTGTTGGACTTGCTGGAACATCAAACAAGACAGTAAAACTACCCAAGAATTTCACTCTGCTTGGTCCAGGACCAGGCTACACTTGTGGCCCTGCAAAGATAGTTCCATCCACAGTTTTCCTCTCTCCAGATCACAGGCGAAAAACTCAAGCAATGA TGACCTGGAATGTGACATGCACCTATTCTCAGTTTCTGGCATCCAAGTACCCGAAATGTTGTGTTTCTTACTCAACATTCTACAACGACACCATCACTTCTTGCCCATCCTGTGCTTGTGGTTGCAGTCATAAACACAACTGCATCAT GGGAGACGACGAGAAACTGAAAAAAAAGGGAATAAACACTCCAAGAAAGGATAATGAACCATTACTACAATGCACCCACCACATGTGCCCAATACGCGTGCATTGGCATGTTAAGCTCAATTACAAGGATTATTGGCGAGTCAAGATTGCTATAACTAACTTCAATTACAGATTGAACCATACACAGTGGACACTAGTGTTACAACATCCTAATCTCAACAATGTGACTCAAGTTTTCAGCTTCAACTACAAGCCTCTCGCCCCCTATCAATCCATTA ATGACACTGGCATGTTCTATGGTATGAAATTTTACAATGACCTCTTGATGGAAGCTGGACCTTCGGGGAATGTTCAGTCTGAAGTACTTATGCAAAAGGACAAGAATACATTTACACTCAAGTCAGGATGGGGATTTCCCCGGAGAGTCTACTTCAACGGAGATGAATGCAAACTTCCCCCTCCGGATTCATACCCAATTTTGCCCAACTCTGCTGAAAAAGGGCCATTCAAATTTTCAAGCACTGCAATTTGCACAATTTTGATCATTTTCGTCACCTGGTAA